A genomic window from Eptesicus fuscus isolate TK198812 chromosome 19, DD_ASM_mEF_20220401, whole genome shotgun sequence includes:
- the LOC103302695 gene encoding testis-specific serine/threonine-protein kinase 5-like isoform X2, with protein MKGNGRRKPDQRTFMAQVRECRDKGYLLSSKKIGSGAFSRVYLAYATQERMQHNPRLASDLRGKRHSMVAIKIVSTAEAPVEFAQKFLPREISSLNATYKHLNVVQLYETYHNSQRAYLVLELAGRGDLLEHINTVSDRRRCPGLEEKEAHRLFWQLVSAVAHCHSSGVVHRDLKCENILLDDQGFLKLTDFGFANQSALKNALLSTFCGSVAYTAPEILMSKKYNGERADLWSLGVILYAMVTGKLPFKERRPRRMLLLMRRGPAFPPGLSPECQDLIRALLQLRPCARPDLQQVAAHRWMLPAPPALFRAVLGAAPENPAEPREDSDPTRPLLQLRRPQQQGTPKSASGPAPQPPGARPSRGAWSASAGVGLQSMAKASPGVGVSRRPPSLWAPSALRSALGHHLVS; from the exons ATGAAGGGCAACGGCAGGCGGAAGCCGGACCAGCGAACCTTCATGGCCCAGGTGCGTGAGTGCAGGGACAAGGGCTACCTGCTCTCGTCCAAGAAGATCGGCTCCGGGGCCTTCTCCAGAGTCTACCTGGCCTACGCCACGCAGGAGCGCATGCAGCACAACCCCAGGCTGGCCTCCGACCTGCGGGGCAAGCGCCACAGCATG gtGGCCATCAAGATCGTCTCTACTGCCGAGGCCCCCGTGGAGTTCGCCCAGAAGTTCCTGCCCCGAGAGATCTCGTCCCTCAACGCCACCTACAAGCACTTGAATGTG GTGCAGCTGTACGAGACCTACCACAACAGCCAGCGTGCCTACCTGGTCCTGGAGCTGGCCGGCCGCGGCGACCTGCTGGAACACATCAACACGGTGTCGGACCGCCGCCGCTGcccggggctggaggagaaggaggccCACAGGCTGTTCTGGCAGCTGGTCAGCGCCGTGGCCCACTGCCACAGCTCGGGCGTCGTGCACCG GGACCTGAAGTGCGAGAACATCCTGCTGGATGACCAAGGGTTCCTGAAGCTGACAG ACTTCGGCTTCGCCAACCAGTCGGCGCTCAAGAACGCGCTGCTGAGCACCTTCTGCGGCTCCGTGGCCTACACGGCGCCCGAGATCCTCATGAGCAAGAAGTACAACGGGGAGCGGGCCGACCTGTGGAGCCT AGGTGTCATCCTCTATGCCATGGTGACCGGAAAGCTGCCCTTCAAGGAGCGCCGGCCGCGCCGCATGCTGCTCCTGATGCGCCGGGGCCCCGCCTTCCCGCCCGGCCTGTCCCCAG AGTGCCAGGACCTGATCCGCGCGCTGCTCCAGCTGCGCCCATGCGCGCGCCCGGACCTGCAGCAGGTGGCCGCTCACCGCTGgatgctgcccgccccgcccgcgctcTTCCGCGCGGTGCTGGGCGCGGCGCCAG AGAATCCGGCGGAGCCCAGAGAGGACTCCGACCCCACCAGGCCTCTTCTGCAGCTGCGTCGCCCCCAGCAGCAGGGGACCCCCAAGAGTGCCTCTGGCCCAGcgccccagcccccaggggcCCGCCCTAGCCGAGGGGCGTGGTCTGCCTCTGCTGGGGTGGGGCTCCAGAGCATGGCGAAGGCCAGCCCCGGGGTGGGCGTCTCCAGGCGGCCCCCTTCGCTGTGGGCCCCCAGCGCCCTCAGGAGCGCGCTGGGGCACCACCTGGTCAGCTGA
- the LOC103302695 gene encoding testis-specific serine/threonine-protein kinase 5-like isoform X1 — translation MKGNGRRKPDQRTFMAQVRECRDKGYLLSSKKIGSGAFSRVYLAYATQERMQHNPRLASDLRGKRHSMVAIKIVSTAEAPVEFAQKFLPREISSLNATYKHLNVVQLYETYHNSQRAYLVLELAGRGDLLEHINTVSDRRRCPGLEEKEAHRLFWQLVSAVAHCHSSGVVHRDLKCENILLDDQGFLKLTDFGFANQSALKNALLSTFCGSVAYTAPEILMSKKYNGERADLWSLGVILYAMVTGKLPFKERRPRRMLLLMRRGPAFPPGLSPECQDLIRALLQLRPCARPDLQQVAAHRWMLPAPPALFRAVLGAAPAENPAEPREDSDPTRPLLQLRRPQQQGTPKSASGPAPQPPGARPSRGAWSASAGVGLQSMAKASPGVGVSRRPPSLWAPSALRSALGHHLVS, via the exons ATGAAGGGCAACGGCAGGCGGAAGCCGGACCAGCGAACCTTCATGGCCCAGGTGCGTGAGTGCAGGGACAAGGGCTACCTGCTCTCGTCCAAGAAGATCGGCTCCGGGGCCTTCTCCAGAGTCTACCTGGCCTACGCCACGCAGGAGCGCATGCAGCACAACCCCAGGCTGGCCTCCGACCTGCGGGGCAAGCGCCACAGCATG gtGGCCATCAAGATCGTCTCTACTGCCGAGGCCCCCGTGGAGTTCGCCCAGAAGTTCCTGCCCCGAGAGATCTCGTCCCTCAACGCCACCTACAAGCACTTGAATGTG GTGCAGCTGTACGAGACCTACCACAACAGCCAGCGTGCCTACCTGGTCCTGGAGCTGGCCGGCCGCGGCGACCTGCTGGAACACATCAACACGGTGTCGGACCGCCGCCGCTGcccggggctggaggagaaggaggccCACAGGCTGTTCTGGCAGCTGGTCAGCGCCGTGGCCCACTGCCACAGCTCGGGCGTCGTGCACCG GGACCTGAAGTGCGAGAACATCCTGCTGGATGACCAAGGGTTCCTGAAGCTGACAG ACTTCGGCTTCGCCAACCAGTCGGCGCTCAAGAACGCGCTGCTGAGCACCTTCTGCGGCTCCGTGGCCTACACGGCGCCCGAGATCCTCATGAGCAAGAAGTACAACGGGGAGCGGGCCGACCTGTGGAGCCT AGGTGTCATCCTCTATGCCATGGTGACCGGAAAGCTGCCCTTCAAGGAGCGCCGGCCGCGCCGCATGCTGCTCCTGATGCGCCGGGGCCCCGCCTTCCCGCCCGGCCTGTCCCCAG AGTGCCAGGACCTGATCCGCGCGCTGCTCCAGCTGCGCCCATGCGCGCGCCCGGACCTGCAGCAGGTGGCCGCTCACCGCTGgatgctgcccgccccgcccgcgctcTTCCGCGCGGTGCTGGGCGCGGCGCCAG CAGAGAATCCGGCGGAGCCCAGAGAGGACTCCGACCCCACCAGGCCTCTTCTGCAGCTGCGTCGCCCCCAGCAGCAGGGGACCCCCAAGAGTGCCTCTGGCCCAGcgccccagcccccaggggcCCGCCCTAGCCGAGGGGCGTGGTCTGCCTCTGCTGGGGTGGGGCTCCAGAGCATGGCGAAGGCCAGCCCCGGGGTGGGCGTCTCCAGGCGGCCCCCTTCGCTGTGGGCCCCCAGCGCCCTCAGGAGCGCGCTGGGGCACCACCTGGTCAGCTGA